A stretch of Podospora bellae-mahoneyi strain CBS 112042 chromosome 5, whole genome shotgun sequence DNA encodes these proteins:
- a CDS encoding hypothetical protein (COG:E; EggNog:ENOG503NY1I): MSFVPIKGRKARVLVFGSGGVGTMAAYALEKGGMAEVTTVLRSNFKAVTESGFKINSIDHGLDISWSPTHIRNAKDERHCSDNASQPYDFIVVATKNLADITPGVASLIDRDVISDTTAIVLLQNGLNIERPIVDAFPYNPVISGVPYIGAIESPPGTINHVNHDELIISPFRNDNIPCKLSEDAAMNFQEIYGSCPNVTCIYERSVEKARWRKLLYNASYNTIAAILGMDTSRMRASEFIIDDLVRPAMKEIQATARQVSGVHLTDDLIETVIRQDNYKAFFRPSMLQDIDKGKHIEVENIIGEPVREAEKAGVETPTLRVIYSLLKALQFKIKIAEGLVEVPASGEKLKYGISRTRGG, encoded by the exons ATGAGCTTTGTACCAATCAAAGGCCGTAAGGCGAGGGTTCTCGTCTTTGGATCTGGCGGCGTGGGAACAATGGCAGCATACGCACTCGAAAAGGGCGGCATGGCAGAGGTGACGACAGTCTTGCGTTCCAACTTTAAGGCCGTCACGGAGTCGGGATTCAAGATCAACTCCATCGACCACGGCCTTGACATAAGCTGGAGTCCTACTCACA TCCGAAACGCCAAAGATGAGAGACATTGCAGCGATAATGCCTCTCAGCCATACgacttcatcgtcgtcgctACCAAGAACCTTGCCGATATCACACCCGGCGTAGCCTCTCTCATCGACCGCGATGTCATATCAGACACGACAGCAAttgtcctcctccagaaCGGTCTCAACATCGAGCGCCCTATTGTCGACGCTTTTCCCTACAACCCGGTCATATCTGGAGTCCCTTACATCGGTGCCATCGAGAGCCCCCCAGGCACAATCAACCATGTCAACCACGACGaactcatcatcagcccTTTCCGCAATGACAATATCCCATGCAAGCTATCCGAGGATGCGGCCATGAATTTTCAAGAAATCTATGGATCATGTCCGAACGTGACCTGCATCTATGAACGTAGCGTGGAAAAGGCAAGATGGAGGAAGCTGCTTTACAACGCCTCTTACAACACAATTGCTGCCATCCTGGGCATGGACACATCCCGCATGCGTGCTTCAGAGTTCATCATCGACGACTTGGTGCGGCCGGCCATGAAGGAAATCCAAGCCACTGCCCGGCAAGTATCTGGGGTTCACCTCACGGATGACCTGATCGAGACAGTCATACGTCAGGACAACTACAAGGCCTTCTTCCGACCGAGCATGTTGCAAGATATTGACAAAGGCAAGCACATTGAGGTGGAGAACATTATCGGAGAGCCAGTCCGCGAAGCCGAAAAGGCAGGTGTCGAAACACCCACCCTCAGGGTCATTTACAGTCTTCTCAAAGCCTTGCAGTTCAAGATCAAGATTGCTGAGGGCCTCGTGGAAGTGCCAGCGAGCGGTGAGAAACTCAAGTATGGAATATCAAGGACGCGGGGAGGGtag
- a CDS encoding hypothetical protein (EggNog:ENOG503PA24) yields MSGNPSDSKGQVSSDSEPQFTRQKRMKFENGQLVEYWIDVPVEKPKPVEKPKGPMELFKEFKFDEDISLGSIFPSLKGTDFDALTMKNTSMIWLGRDASALKKAGLWFETDVEFRGLLQPIHDVLRDVFAQEQPGLHLSAHLGIQQDYSDDLIATGFTFKGSINGINRGFGEFLTFRNAGVELNVVPSKGVDLETMWGFFGTLHLAIPNSVVPLVLEYKLQPKADSLDIAMNFSGSEKWESVFGVSGLDLDKVTFGTSIIKSDVGRTLEFSILSTWNLGGVVVELSGHVKKSGSLLRGYIKTLTMDDIRRLFNTMTGSNLDPVEQDVRFSELTVEISQGRLVLYGEVWVDSYKVAAAEVLISVDGVMISGAVDDLHIGEDVCIKQARLELIIGNVNPPKPPSQDHTEKGKEATGGTQPPPSSVKGVPGQSPAQKKGTPVAAVIRGDVEVHTGDVNLNFKVAAAITKSADGPLNYFVYGRLDCENVSIGKMLGGAMGDDHPMDLQLDCVTLVAASKDISNDYGLNTARFPIKEGIFLCAELKSVPFVGDLCKGTSPEDRYILRAGYSKKGGLSVGIILPESIRIELSPTVVSGPLTLIIETQPELRVLFQATLWVTPEGEEKPLQLDLGVAANNLQAAAYAQMSGWWKNPLGLSPRLKIGPRLTLEVEIVYEQFLATGTPSGMGFEGGFVVDEVDAYALAINLGTNPKETLVKLQATRFESSQVINLVNAAADLDIDKPDREIIRFQDVNVYASPLGCIIGTQVYPPGFVVQGKAFILDKKVEIDCRIGSEGLKLKGEIEGFTLGPLAIRGGKCADGTQGENAFIDFEITKERQCFKLSGSVALWDLEASVFVKAQIMPDPELEFNFELAWSDLIKFQVDGKLIKPEPADRELEKGGAGANTGALANLEDADFQLHALMEQRILTEISEAMQKWFASAQASVDQGIEAAKRKVDEAKLEFERKCEEAKQEVKRTQAKFDAAMEAAQADLRAEEEKCRREQVENEQYILEEEKRADEHIRQAVAVLDGKKRDFQDDMDGKKRDLAQKRRDGEEAINGKIRDLQGSREKLQRDFGNAIQALESSRARVNEEEWRVDRARRDYDDAVDDLDDAAWYEKPFKAFRVGVLGAELAVMKMALGAANLILDGARFIVEGVAYNIALGAVNLAEGALRAARVMWDGIIAAAQAAVDGVVAIHAAGIEIAKGAVVIAEKTALGIKQAAAATKGVLLAVQEKILEAARAVVKGVAEGIHFIAFQTALAALDFAQKNTTWVDIAKAGLDAAKAVATAVLAAGKWLAQRLADTLNIELVELTGSLKTITKGGPFTIRVKGFILGEAFDFRATWSPRDVLRFVVGLCKELWDRFMENVLELFEASK; encoded by the exons ATGTCTGGCAATCCATCCGACTCTAAGGGCCAAGTCTCTTCTGACTCAGAGCCCCAGTTCACAAGGCAGAAACGCATGAAGTTCGAAAATGGCCAACTCGTTGAATACTGGATCGATGTCCCCGTCGAGAAACCGAAACCTG TCGAGAAGCCGAAAGGTCCGATGGAGCTCTTCAAGGAATTCAAGTTCGACGAGGACATCTCGCTCGGCTCCATCTTTCCCAGTCTAAAGGGGACCGACTTCGATGCCCTCACCATGAAGAACACGTCTATGATCTGGCTTGGCCGGGATGCCTCAGCGCTCAAGAAAGCTGGGCTGTGGTTCGAGACGGATGTTGAGTTCCGTGGCTTGTTGCAACCCATTCACGACGTCCTCCGTGATGTTTTCGCTCAAGAACAGCCCGGCCTGCATCTCTCAGCACACCTGGGCATCCAACAGGATTACAGCGACGATCTCATAGCAACTGGCTTCACCTTCAAAGGGAGTATCAACGGCATCAACCGTGGCTTTGGCGAGTTTCTCACTTTCCGCAACGCTGGTGTCGAGCTCAACGTTGTCCCTAGTAAAGGTGTTGATCTTGAGACCATGTGGGGGTTCTTTGGCACGCTGCACCTGGCCATCCCCAACTCGGTGGTGCCCCTTGTTCTGGAGTACAAGCTTCAGCCCAAGGCAGATTCTCTGGATATAGCTATGAACTTTAGCGGAAGTGAGAAGTGGGAGAGTGTCTTTGGCGTCTCAGGTCTTGAT CTCGACAAAGTCACCTTTGGGACTTCAATCATCAAGTCGGACGTTGGGAGGACCTTGGAGTTCTCTATTCTGTCAACCTGGAacctcggtggtgttgttgttgagctgaGTGGCCACGTCAAGAAAT CCGGCTCGCTCCTCCGCGGATACATCAAGACGCTGACAATGGATGACATCCGCCGGCTTTTCAACACCATGACGGgctccaacctcgaccctGTGGAGCAGGACGTCCGCTTTAGCGAACTGACCGTCGAGATATCTCAAGGGCGGCTGGTGTTGTACGGCGAGGTCTGGGTTGACTCATACAAGGTCGCAGCCGCTGAGGTTCTCATCTCGGTAGACGGTGTCATGATATCCGGTGCTGTTGACGACCTTCACATCGGTGAAGATGTTTGCATCAAGCAAGCCCGTTTGGAGTTGATCATTGGTAATGTGAACCCGCCcaaacctccttctcaagaCCACACGGAAAAAGGAAAGGAGGCCACAGGGGGAACTCAACCGCCGCCTTCCAGCGTGAAAGGAGTTCCGGGACAATCACCAGCTCAGAAAAAAGGAACCCCTGTTGCAGCCGTAATCCGCGGCGATGTCGAGGTCCATACTGGCGACGTCAACCTCAACTTCAAAGTTGCAGCCGCTATTACAAAGTCTGCTGACGGCCCACTCAACTATTTCGTGTACGGCCGTCTTGACTGTGAGAACGTGAGTATCGGCAAGATGCTGGGGGGTGCCATGGGAGATGACCACCCTATGGATCTGCAGCTTGACTGCGTGAcgctggtggcggcgagtAAGGACATTTCTAACGACTACGGCCTGAATACGGCGCGGTTCCCGATCAAGGAAG GAATCTTCCTTTGCGCTGAACTAAAGTCGGTGCCGTTTGTTGGTGACTTGTGCAAGGGCACATCGCCAGAGGACAGGTACATCCTCCGTGCTGGATATTCCAAGAAGGGCGGTCTCAGCGTCGGTATCATCTTGCCTGAGAGCATTCGA ATCGAGCTATCTCCCACCGTGGTGTCCGGGCCATTGACACTCATCATTGAAACTCAGCCCGAGTTACGTGTACTCTTCCAAGCTACACTTTGGGTCACCCCCGAAGGCGAGGAGAAGCCTCTCCAGCTCGACCTTGGCGTGGCGGCCAACAACCTGCAGGCCGCAGCCTATGC CCAGATGTCTGGCTGGTGGAAGAACCCCTTGGGTTTGAGTCCTAGGCTCAAGATTG GCCCCCGCCTAACCCTGGAAGTCGAGATTGTTTACGAACAGTTCCTCGCCACAGGAACACCATCCGGCATGGGCTTCGAAGGCGGCTTCGTCGTCGACGAGGTGGACGCCTACGCGCTCGCCATCAATCTCGGAACCAACCCCAAGGAGACGCTAGTCAAGCTTCAAGCAACCCGCTTCGAATCCAGCCAAgtcatcaacctcgtcaaCGCGGCAGCAGACCTAGACATCGACAAGCCCGACCGCGAGATCATTCGTTTCCAGGACGTCAATGTCTATGCCAGTCCGCTCGGCTGCATCATCGGCACACAGGTTTACCCCCCTGGCTTCGTCGTGCAGGGCAAAGCCTTCATTCTTGACAAAAAGGTCGAGATTGACTGCCGGATCGGTAGTGAAGGCCTCAAACTCAAGGGGGAAATCGAAGGCTTCACCCTTGGTCCTCTTGCAATCCGGGGCGGGAAGTGCGCTGATGGCACTCAGGGGGAAAATGCCTTCATTGACTTTGAGATCACCAAAGAGCGGCAGTGTTTTAAGCTCAGTGGGAGCGTGGCGCTCTGGGATCTTGAGGCTAGTGTGTTTGTCAAGGCACAGATCATGCCTGATCCGGAGCTTGAGTTCAATTTTGAACTGGCGTGGAGTGATCTCATCAAGTTTCAGGTCGatggcaagctcatcaagcctgagcctgctgacagggagttggagaagggcggtgctggtgccaATACCGGCGCTTTGGCGAACCTTGAAGATGCCGATTTCCAACTCCATGCTTTGATGGAGCAGCGGATCCTGACAGAGATCTCGGAGGCGATGCAGAAGTGGTTTGCAAGTGCTCAAGCGTCGGTTGACCAAGGTATAGAGGCGGCCAAACGCAAGGTGGACGAGGCAAAGCTTGAATTTGAGCGTAAATGCGAGGAGGCCAAGCAAGAGGTGAAAAGAACGCAGGCCAAGTTTGATGCTGCCATGGAGGCGGCCCAGGCTGATCTGCGAGCGGAAGAGGAAAAGTGCCGCCGGGAGCAGGTTGAGAACGAGCAGTACAtcctggaggaagagaagcgTGCCGATGAGCACATTCGCCAAGCTGTTGCTGTCTTGGACGGGAAGAAACGGGATTTCCAGGATGACATGGACGGCAAGAAGCGTGATCTTGCCCAGAAACGGCGCGATGGCGAGGAAGCCATCAATGGCAAGATTCGTGATCTCCAGGGATCGCGGGAGAAGCTTCAGAGGGATTTCGGCAACGCTATTCAGGCGTTGGAGAGTTCCAGGGCACGAGTGAATGAGGAAGAGT GGCGCGTCGATCGAGCAAGACGGGACTATGACGATGCTGTTGACGACCTTGATGACGCAGCATGGTACGAGAAGCCATTCAAG GCTTTCCGTGTCGGAGTCCTCGGAGCTGAGCTGGCTGTCATGAAGATGGCTCTTGGTGCGGCGAATCTCATTCTTGATGGTGCAAGATTCATCGTCGAAGGCGTCGCCTACAACATTGCACTCGGGGCTGTTAACCTGGCCGAGGGTGCTCTCCGTGCCGCCCGCGTCATGTGGGACGGCATCATTGCCGCCGCTCAAGCCGCTGTTGACGGTGTCGTGGCTATCCATGCTGCCGGAATAGAGATAGCAAAAGGGGCTGTCGTCATTGCAGAAAAGACTGCTTTGGGGATCAAGCAAGCTGCAGCAGCGACAAAGGGTGTTCTTTTGGCAGTTCAGGAAAAGATCTTGGAGGCTGCTCGAGCTGTGGTCAAGGGAGTGGCTGAGGGGATACACTTCATTGCTTTCCAGACAGCACTCGCGGCGCTCGACTTTGCACAGAAGAATACCACGTGGGTCGACATTGCAAAGGCAGGCCTCGACGCTGCCAAAGCGGTGGCAACAGCTGTTCTTGCAGCTGGAAAGTGGCTCGCCCAGCGGCTGGCTGACACGCTCAATATCGAATTGGTCGAGCTGACGGGGTCTCTcaagaccatcaccaaagGTGGACCTTTTACCATCCGGGTTAAGGGTTTTATTCTGGGCGAGGCCTTTGACTTCCGGGCGACGTGGAGTCCGCGGGATGTCCTGAGGTTCGTTGTTGGGCTCTGCAAGGAGCTGTGGGACAGGTTCATGGAGAATGTGCTGGAGTTGTTTGAGGCGAGCAAGTAA
- a CDS encoding hypothetical protein (EggNog:ENOG503PRK0; COG:S), whose translation MTDATTATYTPLPTPTSIRILVLAPALPSSPEINCYLLPSDLNSDHNLFPETSPRPIKSLSVMYTSPSLPGKPNEFIVWTDTTPTQPRKMHPFQRYSALSYVWGDPSDPVYINLDGRQVPVTRNLYAALRAVRKLHAGKRLWVDALCIDQSDCEEKRVQIGLMRRVYEQAKRVVAFVPLEKGDGGRVVELVRRVCRAERLLRAEMEGGDSQDDEDDEDDEDGEDGEDGEDHTFKVVPHKDDLELQLQQLGLADPGPTKFLERFGLPTVDSPLWVSWRRFFASPYFQRIWILQEFLSAKKVRFHFGDARLDASAVIVACYAIREYSEVDNRAYMQRRGEELADSGQPHRGLKRAWLMFEKRVIWKKCPAALAELIVLAGQFFMATDLRDKVYALIGLAKDGQEYMGHVSYEPSETHIKVFTRFARLLIEKGHAEELLRCSGISGSADRDPELPTWVPVRDIIYILDIVLCWVEADHNPTELGRHIAFS comes from the exons ATGACAGACGCAACCACCGCAACCTACacccctctcccaaccccaacctcaatccgcatcctcgtcctcgcccccgcccttccctcctcccccgaaaTCAACTgctacctcctcccctccgacCTAAACTCCGACCACAACCTCTTCCCAGAAACCAGCCCCCGCCCTATCAAATCCCTCTCAGTCATGTACACaagcccctccctccccggaAAACCCAACGAGTTCATCGTCTGGACCGACACCACCCCAACTCAACCCAGAAAAATGCACCCCTTCCAGCGGTACTCCGCCCTCTCCTACGTCTGGGGTGACCCGTCAGATCCAGTCTACATAAATCTAGACGGGAGACAAGTCCCGGTCACGAGGAACTTATACGCTGCtttgagggcggtgaggaagTTGCATGCGGGGAAAAGATTGTGGGTTGACGCGTTGTGTATTGACCAAAGTGATTgcgaggagaagagggtgcagattgggttgatgaggagggtttATGAGCaggcgaagagggtggtTGCGTTTGTGCCGCTAgaaaagggggatggggggagggtggtggagttggtgCGGAGGGTTTGcagggcggagaggttgttgagggcggagatggaggggggggatagtcaggatgatgaggatgatgaggatgatgaggatg gcgaggatggcgaggatggcgaggaccATACTTTTAAAGTCGTTCCCCACAAAGACGACCTGGAACTGCAACTCCAACAACTCGGCCTTGCCGACCCAGGCCCTACCAAGTTCCTTGAAAGATTTGGACTGCCGACCGTCGATAGTCCTCTCTGGGTGTCATGGCGCCGGTTTTTTGCATCTCCGTACTTTCAGAGGATTTGGATTCTGCAAGAGTTCCTCTCCGCCAAGAAGGTCAGGTTCCATTTTGGGGATGCGCGTTTGGATGCAAGTGCTGTTATCGTTGCATGCTACGCTATCAGGGAGTATAGCGAAGTTGACAACCGCGCATACATGCAGCGTCGAGGGGAGGAATTGGCTGACAGTGGTCAGCCCCACAGAGGGCTGAAGCGGGCCTGGCTGATGTTTGAGAAGAGGGTGATATGGAAGAAGTGCCCGGCTGCTTTGGCCGAGCTCATCGTTCTGGCCGGCCAATTCTTCATGGCGACAGATCTCCGCGATAAGGTGTATGCGTTGATCGGGTTGGCAAAAGATGGGCAAGAGTATATGGGACATGTTAGCTACGAGCCGAGTGAGACCCATATCAAGGTCTTCACGAGGTTTGCCCGCTTGTTGATTGAGAAAGGGCACGCTGAAGAACTGCTTCGCTGCTCTGGGATATCTGGTTCTGCGGACCGGGATCCTGAGTTGCCCACATGGGTTCCGGTGAGAGACATCATATATATCTTGGATATTGTGCTTTGCTGGGTTGAAGCTGACCACAATCCAACAGAACTGGGCCGACACATCGCCTTCAGTTAA
- a CDS encoding hypothetical protein (EggNog:ENOG503PSM0), whose product MFRNHAQRTETMNIANLINPVDETPAWEPKCELKPEPSATPPAVTPAADPAAPAAPAAPPPPPPTAPTAPTVAPTTAEPEPDPKPAETESTNTKRKTPPSSTQPKATPKRAKTPGDLSREWQRQYFQGAPLSEFKGITSGELLLGTTGYVASQAPIQGQMMVEIIAAAPDQPLGGAVRLRALPEGVRPGEEEMMGELGQAQDVFLFPLRHVAWNILIVPSQAVGAQPLRWSLPEIVSFSWTGNLMGREKANLRLGGRAAKTVEEASKDKKVLNALLCVDVLEEALNEALEPYRKRVQKVDLIDEFTKSLRSDVQATLSSAPELKGKPCGNIHVYPAGILFKSKSRILYMPFRIIECVTLTVAFCLNQKRLAGLSMGVQVKKGQRELEADEAEAKRWERETVGIYFKKIELRCVRTLKRWLEEAGVRKLKLEKESYYDYAKGSITGECVPYVLPPPTAKPSPPGGAREVAKEQS is encoded by the exons ATGTTTCGGAATCATGCCCAAAGAACAGAGACAATGAATATCGCTAATCTTATCAATCCCGTTGATGAAACGCCGGCCTGGGAGCCGAAATGTGAGCTGAAGCCGGAGCCGAGTGCAACCCCTCCTGCGGTTACACCAGCAGCAGATCCTGCAGCACCTGCAGCACctgcagcaccaccaccaccaccaccaacagcaccaacagcacccaCCGtcgcccccaccaccgcggAACCAGAACCAGACCCAAAGCCAGCAGAAACCGAGTCAACCaacacaaaaagaaagacacctccttcctccacGCAGCCAAAAGCAACCCCCAAACGCGCCAAAACACCTGGCGATCTCTCGAGAGAATGGCAGAGGCAGTATTTTCAGGGTGCTCCCCTGTCCGAGTTCAAGGGGATCACATCTGGTgagctgttgttgggaaCAACGGGATATGTTGCCTCGCAAGCACCCATCCAAGGGCAGATGATGGTCGAGATTATCGCTGCGGCACCTGACCAACCGCTTGGTGGTGCGGTTAGGCTGAGGGCCTTGCCGGAGGGGGTCCGGcctggagaggaagagatgatgggggagttgggacAGGCGCAGGATGTATTTTTGTTTCCGCTGAGGCATGTTG CATGGAATATCCTCATCGTTCCATCGCAGGCGGTTGGGGCACAGCCATTAAGGTGGTCTCTTCCCGAGATTGTCTCGTTTAGTTGGACGGGCAActtgatggggagggagaaggccaaCTTGAGGCTAGGTGGGAGGGCGGCGAAGACTGTTGAGGAGGCGAGTAAAGATAAGAAGGTGCTCAATGCTTTGTTGTGTGTGGATGTTCTGGAGGAGGCGCTGAATGAGGCCTTGGAGCCGTACCGGAAGAGGGTGCAGAAGGTGGACTTGATTGATGAGTTTACCAAGTCTTTGAGGTCGGATGTTCAGGCTACGTTGAGTTCTGCTCCGGAGCTAAAGGGGAAGCCCTGTG GCAACATCCATGTTTACCCGGCCGGAATCCTTTTCAAATCCAAGTCCAGGATTCTGTACATGCCTTTCCGTATTATTGAATGCGTCACACTGACAGTAGCGTTCTGCCTGAACCAAAAACGGCTAGCAGGTCTGTCCATGGGTGTGCAAGTCAAGAAGGGACAGCGAGAGCTCGAGGCTGATGAGGCTGAGGCGAAGCGTTGGGAGCGCGAAACTGTTGGCATTTACTTCAAGAAGATTGAACTGAGGTGTGTCCGAACGCTGAAGCGATGGcttgaggaggcgggagtTCGCAAGTTGAAGCTAGAGAAGGAGTCATACTACGACTATGCAAAGGGTTCGATCACGGGGGAATGTGTACCGTATGTCCTGCCACCCCCTACTGCTAAGCCTTCGCCTCCAGGTGGTGCGCGAGAGGTGGCCAAGGAGCAATCATGA
- a CDS encoding hypothetical protein (EggNog:ENOG503P7DP; COG:S), which yields MTTKTTKMSSHKPIWLANTLALLLVSGRIDGVRAQEPTCYDTWGNKDTNQVPCYGPGSTPDTKTTTHCCNKNDYCLSNGLCMSPQANNLMTQQGCTDKDWNDSACNRLCQPEKRNNLLPSIPLIPCPSALNSSSGLQFCCGNNPSEAATCCSSSSSSSSPFPIRPGALLLPSSASPSDTTSTSSETLKIGLGIGLGIGIPIFALLLVLTYLLAHPRSPRSSQSPSQSKHRYDPSTLTTGWHLRAPSRTTIRGEYRSHEKRDSFGRVDTNVGPPSEDGDFPNHNPTSASAAAWPPTGTNVAAAIAAWANINANHHLNNDEVPPSPKEMDARSRAGSRLRYYFRGETPTPGRYELPASEGGGDQKGRKIGVGIGVREMGEQELPGYEQDEQGVGTMGTVGADSMTIGNVGAVPVTPVGVGTMNRTMPRAEQVSPLTAVEGGQGMFAAGGGGGVG from the exons atgacaacaaaaacaaccaaaatgTCATCGCATAAACCGATATGGCTGGCCAATACGCTAGCCCTGCTGCTGGTCAGCGGCCGCATTGATGGAGTGCGAGCGCAGGAACCAACATGCTACGACACGTGGGGGAACAAAGACACAAACCAAGTGCCGTGTTATGGGCCAGGATCAACACCAGATACGAAAACGACAACCCACTGCTGCAACAAGAACGACTACTGCTTATCCAACGGACTATGTATGAGCCCACaagccaacaacctcatgACACAGCAAGGCTGCACAGATAAAGACTGGAACGACTCAGCATGCAACCGGCTCTGCCAACCAGAAAAAC gaaacaacctcctcccatcaaTACCCCTAATCCCCTGCCCCTCagccctcaactcctcctccggcctccAGTTCTGCTGcggcaacaacccctccgaAGCAGCTACATGctgttcatcatcatcatcatccagctcccccttccccatccgccccggcgccctcctcctcccctcatcagcctccccctccgacaccacctccacctcgtcaGAAACCCTCAAAATAGGCCTCGGCATCGGCCTCGGAATCGGCATCCCCAtcttcgccctcctcctcgtcctaacctacctcctcgcccaccccCGTTCACCCCgctcctcccaatccccgTCCCAATCCAAACACCGCTACGACCCCTCAACCCTAACCACAGGCTGGCACCTCCGTGCCCCCTCCCGCACCACCATCCGCGGGGAGTACCGCTCCCACGAAAAAAGGGACTCCTTCGGCCGAGTCGACACCAACGTTGGTCCCCCTTCTGAAGACGGTGACTTCCCTAACCACAACCCTACCTCTGCCTCCGCTGCTGCATGGCCACCGACGGGGACAAATGTCGCTGCCGCAATTGCTGCTTGGGCTAATATTAATGCTAACCACCATCTCAATAATGACGAAGTCCCGCCCAGTCCAAAGGAGATGGACGCGAGGAGTAGGGcggggtcgaggttgaggtaTTACTTTCGGGGGGAGACGCCCACTCCGGGGAGGTATGAGCTCCCTGCTtcggaggggggtggtgatcaaaaagggaggaagatcggggttgggattggggtgagggagatgggggagcaGGAACTGCCGGGGTATGAGCAGGATGAACAAGGGGTTGGAACGATGGGGACGGTGGGGGCGGATAGTATGACTATTGGGAATGTCGGGGCTGTGCCTGTTACGCCTGTGGGGGTGGGAACTATGAATAGGACTATGCCTAGGGCAGAGCAAGTGTCGCCActgacggcggtggagggagggCAGGGAAtgtttgctgctggtgggggggggggtgttggataa
- a CDS encoding hypothetical protein (EggNog:ENOG503NXCE; CAZy:AA9; COG:G), protein MKLISVVALASLAKAHSIFQQKVSVNGVEHPQLHGLRAPSQPNPVTNVNDAQLACGIRGTQSNQVISVKAGDRIGAWWGHVIGGAQWPNDPDHPIASSHKGPISTYMAKVDNAATASPNNLKWFKISEEGLNTQTGKWGVDTMIANKGWSYATIPTCLAPGHYLLRQELLALHSAYSNMGAQFYQSCAQLSVSGSGSHVPSETVSIPGAYKQNDPGILLQIWVASVPDNGRKPYPIPGPRPMTCPA, encoded by the exons ATGAAGCTCATCTCTGTTGTTGCTCtggcctccttggccaaGGCTCATAGCATCTTCCAG CAGAAAGTCTCCGTCAACGGCGTCGAACACCCGCAACTCCACGGTCTCCGCGCTCCCTCTCAGCCCAACCCCGTCACCAACGTCAATGACGCCCAGCTAGCCTGTGGTATCCGAGGCACGCAGTCCAACCAAGTAATCTCTGTCAAGGCCGGTGACAGAATTGGCGCGTGGTGGGGCCATGTCATCGGTGGTGCTCAATGGCCCAACGATCCTGATCACCCCattgcctcctcccacaaagGGCCCATCTCAACCTACATGGCCAAGGTCGACAATGCGGCCACAGCATCTCCCAACAATCTCAAGTGGTTCAAGATTTCTGAGGAGGGCCTCAACACTCAGACTGGAAAATGGGGCGTGGACACCATGATCGCCAACAAGGGCTGGTCCTACGCCACGATCCCTACTTGCCTGGCACCGGGCCACTATCTACTGCGGCAGGAGCTGTTGGCCTTGCACTCTGCGTACAGCAACATGGGGGCTCAGTTTTATCAATCATGTGCTCAGCTCAGCGTGTCGGGCAGCGGGAGTCATGTCCCGAGTGAGACTGTTAGTATTCCGGGTGCGTACAAGCAGAATGATCCGGGGATTTTGCTGCAGATTTGGGTGGCTAGTGTGCCGGATAATGGGAGGAAGCCGTATCCTATTCCAGGACCGAGGCCGATGACCTGCCCTGCTTGA